From a region of the Vaginimicrobium propionicum genome:
- a CDS encoding type II toxin-antitoxin system RelE/ParE family toxin has translation MGRVGAVSWSVESTRRFEREFKKLDKFTQRLIKGRIEKNLSNTQNPRQHGRALSANLASLWRYRVGDYRIICEIVDERLVILALSVGH, from the coding sequence GTGGGACGAGTTGGGGCTGTGAGTTGGAGTGTTGAGTCCACTCGAAGGTTTGAGCGGGAATTCAAGAAACTCGATAAATTCACTCAACGTTTAATTAAAGGGCGGATAGAAAAGAATCTTTCTAACACCCAAAACCCTAGACAGCACGGCAGGGCCCTATCTGCGAACCTGGCGAGCCTGTGGCGATACCGCGTAGGGGATTATCGAATTATTTGTGAAATCGTTGATGAACGGCTGGTGATTCTGGCTTTAAGCGTTGGCCATTGA
- the relB gene encoding type II toxin-antitoxin system RelB family antitoxin: protein MAFSIRLTDQEKSLATSYAKLHHISLGEAFKRALFERIEDEHDLAVGKQAKEEYVQQGRVSRPIDQLWDELGL from the coding sequence ATGGCTTTTTCGATTCGGTTAACCGATCAAGAAAAATCGCTTGCCACAAGCTATGCGAAACTGCACCACATATCGTTAGGTGAGGCGTTTAAGCGCGCCTTGTTTGAGCGTATTGAAGATGAGCACGATTTGGCAGTTGGCAAGCAAGCTAAAGAAGAGTATGTGCAGCAGGGTCGAGTCAGCCGTCCGATAGATCAGTTGTGGGACGAGTTGGGGCTGTGA
- a CDS encoding ribbon-helix-helix protein, CopG family, with the protein MCTTTIKVSETTASKINRLARDRGQSVEEITEQAVRALERQLKTMDKLDRIYQENKELMDRLASCPQ; encoded by the coding sequence ATGTGCACTACAACCATCAAAGTCAGCGAAACCACCGCTAGCAAAATTAACAGGTTAGCGCGAGATCGCGGACAAAGCGTTGAAGAAATCACAGAGCAGGCAGTTAGAGCCTTAGAACGCCAACTCAAAACTATGGACAAACTGGACAGGATCTACCAGGAAAACAAAGAACTAATGGATAGGTTAGCCAGTTGCCCACAATAG
- a CDS encoding type II toxin-antitoxin system death-on-curing family toxin encodes MPTIDIPAVFGWLENNGLHIKDESSLLSCLEGSEQVVFGNQLYPTGIEKAAKVLLEIQSQHPLHDGNKRLGAVLLMAMLSEYRLEMDMDNDQLERFFLSVASGQLRELSQIVKIIKDNVKPVAAGVSDLVANQVCGYWMSRAKTQCILKEGHGGHHRSIKTSTKR; translated from the coding sequence TTGCCCACAATAGACATTCCGGCTGTATTTGGTTGGCTTGAAAACAATGGTCTGCACATTAAAGATGAAAGCTCACTTCTTTCTTGCCTAGAAGGCTCAGAACAGGTTGTCTTTGGCAACCAGCTATACCCAACCGGAATTGAAAAGGCTGCCAAGGTTCTCCTCGAAATTCAGTCTCAACACCCACTACACGATGGGAATAAACGGCTGGGAGCAGTCCTGCTAATGGCCATGTTAAGCGAATACCGTCTAGAAATGGACATGGATAATGACCAGCTTGAGAGATTTTTTCTTTCGGTTGCGAGCGGGCAATTACGAGAACTATCTCAAATAGTAAAAATCATAAAAGACAATGTTAAACCGGTAGCGGCTGGAGTCTCAGATTTAGTCGCTAACCAAGTATGCGGTTATTGGATGTCGCGCGCAAAAACTCAGTGCATTTTGAAAGAGGGGCACGGTGGGCACCACAGATCAATTAAAACTTCCACTAAGCGCTGA
- a CDS encoding helix-turn-helix domain-containing protein codes for MGTTDQLKLPLSAEELGSWVRRRRTIKSITQQELAEQIGISRQALARLEKGSPDVRLSTALEAVKYLSERESGA; via the coding sequence GTGGGCACCACAGATCAATTAAAACTTCCACTAAGCGCTGAGGAATTGGGTTCTTGGGTTCGCCGGCGACGGACAATAAAATCCATAACTCAACAGGAGCTGGCCGAACAAATTGGAATTAGCAGACAGGCGCTCGCTAGACTCGAAAAAGGTTCACCAGACGTTCGTCTATCAACTGCTTTGGAGGCTGTTAAATATCTGTCCGAACGCGAAAGCGGGGCCTAG
- the cas2e gene encoding type I-E CRISPR-associated endoribonuclease Cas2e gives MMVLVLTTCPAGLRGHLTRWLLEIAPGVYVGRPSARVRDALWERTMEMVSGGQAIMVENAMNEQGLRFRVHEHSWEPVDMDGVQLVRRPKKPSGKSRLKPGWSTASKMRMAKRRKRSS, from the coding sequence TTGATGGTTTTGGTTTTAACAACCTGCCCGGCAGGATTGCGCGGCCACTTGACGAGGTGGCTACTTGAGATTGCGCCTGGGGTTTACGTTGGGCGTCCAAGCGCTCGGGTGCGGGATGCATTGTGGGAGCGGACTATGGAAATGGTCAGCGGAGGTCAAGCGATCATGGTAGAGAATGCGATGAATGAGCAAGGCTTGCGTTTTCGGGTTCATGAGCACTCTTGGGAGCCGGTGGACATGGATGGCGTACAGCTTGTGCGCCGTCCCAAAAAGCCCTCGGGAAAATCCCGCCTGAAACCTGGGTGGAGCACTGCCAGCAAGATGCGCATGGCAAAACGAAGAAAACGCTCGTCATAG
- the cas1e gene encoding type I-E CRISPR-associated endonuclease Cas1e has translation MKKIPGARPAEVRELTRAQDRISFLYLEHCIVERDSNAITATDERGTVHIPSAALGVLMLGPGTKVTHQAMCLLADSGSTAVWVGEQGVRLYASGRSLSRSSRLVQAQAKLVSNRLTRLAVARRMYAMRFAGEDTNSLTMQQLRGREGARVRAIYRQHAKTYGVDWSSRMYDPNVFSAGDDINQALSAANSCLYGIVHAVILALGCSPALGFVHTGHELSFVYDIADLYKAEYSIPVAFRTVGELNGTWSSDDVEAPDILLDPDDLSGIVRRRMRDVFHGGKLLAQCVSDIHHLLLPDEEVPEDEKEAEILMLWDEKAGRVAAGTGYVPDDFSEEPPF, from the coding sequence GTGAAAAAGATTCCTGGTGCCCGTCCTGCTGAAGTTCGGGAGTTGACCAGAGCCCAAGATCGCATCTCTTTTCTCTATCTGGAGCATTGCATAGTAGAACGCGACTCGAATGCAATCACTGCTACGGATGAGCGCGGCACGGTTCATATTCCGTCCGCAGCTTTAGGGGTGTTGATGCTTGGGCCTGGTACGAAAGTTACTCATCAGGCTATGTGTCTGCTAGCAGACAGCGGATCTACAGCCGTTTGGGTTGGTGAGCAAGGTGTGCGCTTATATGCGTCAGGGCGCTCATTATCGCGTTCTTCGCGTCTGGTTCAAGCGCAAGCGAAATTGGTTTCTAATCGGTTGACGAGGCTTGCGGTTGCTCGTCGCATGTACGCTATGCGTTTTGCTGGCGAGGACACCAATTCTTTAACAATGCAGCAATTGCGGGGACGAGAGGGGGCCAGGGTTAGGGCAATCTATCGCCAACACGCTAAAACCTATGGCGTCGATTGGTCGTCTAGGATGTACGACCCGAATGTTTTTTCTGCTGGTGACGACATAAACCAAGCACTGTCGGCAGCAAATTCTTGCCTATACGGCATCGTACATGCAGTGATTTTGGCTCTCGGGTGCTCGCCAGCATTGGGTTTCGTCCATACCGGACATGAGCTGAGTTTCGTCTACGACATTGCTGACCTGTATAAGGCGGAGTATTCGATTCCGGTGGCATTTCGCACGGTTGGTGAGCTTAACGGGACGTGGTCAAGTGACGATGTTGAGGCACCAGACATTTTGCTTGACCCAGATGATTTATCGGGCATTGTCAGACGGCGAATGCGTGATGTTTTTCACGGCGGGAAACTGTTGGCTCAGTGTGTGAGCGACATTCATCACTTACTGCTGCCGGACGAAGAGGTGCCGGAGGACGAGAAAGAAGCCGAAATCCTCATGCTCTGGGATGAGAAAGCAGGCCGAGTTGCTGCCGGAACGGGGTATGTGCCGGACGATTTTTCTGAGGAGCCGCCATTTTGA
- the cas6e gene encoding type I-E CRISPR-associated protein Cas6/Cse3/CasE, with protein sequence MILSKVDVNPMLRQARRLLANPQAMHAAVMTACDPKPGERVLWRIDDTDAGVRLYIVSPQTPDLSCLSDQIGWPGESAASTGYDAFLSSISDGDSYAFRLTANPTHVAYVNGRKQRLGHVTVAKQRQWLIEKAAKSGFAIRQSDQRGFPEPVDDLIVHGRKVQTFRKKDRNVTLTIASYLGSLEVTNAQLLCQALVSGVGPAKAYGCGLLTLSRLK encoded by the coding sequence GTGATTCTATCTAAGGTGGATGTGAACCCGATGCTACGCCAAGCAAGGCGTCTGTTGGCTAACCCTCAGGCCATGCATGCCGCTGTCATGACAGCGTGTGATCCAAAGCCAGGTGAGCGCGTTCTTTGGCGTATTGACGACACTGACGCCGGGGTGCGCCTTTATATTGTTAGCCCCCAAACACCTGATTTGAGTTGCCTTTCTGATCAGATTGGTTGGCCGGGCGAAAGTGCCGCCAGCACTGGCTATGATGCTTTCCTTTCCAGCATCTCTGACGGTGACAGCTACGCTTTCAGGCTAACCGCTAACCCAACTCATGTTGCTTACGTCAATGGCCGCAAGCAACGTCTTGGCCACGTGACAGTTGCTAAACAAAGACAGTGGCTTATTGAGAAAGCAGCTAAGAGTGGGTTCGCCATCAGACAGAGCGATCAGCGGGGCTTTCCCGAGCCTGTTGATGATCTGATTGTGCATGGCCGAAAGGTGCAGACTTTCCGCAAGAAAGATCGCAACGTCACCCTAACTATTGCCAGTTATCTAGGAAGTTTGGAGGTTACTAACGCCCAATTATTGTGTCAGGCACTGGTTTCGGGGGTTGGACCCGCTAAGGCTTATGGCTGCGGGTTACTGACTTTATCGAGATTGAAGTGA
- the cas5e gene encoding type I-E CRISPR-associated protein Cas5/CasD, protein MSTLLLRLAGPLQSWGAESRFNHRLTRSEPTKSGVLGLLAAAQGRRRSDPIEDLLALRFGVRTENPGTQLRDFQTEIDWRTTKAMPLTNRYYLADAVFLAAIDGPDELMSGLREALLKPTFPIYLGRRSCPPAGPLFAEVRETSFDVALRQEPWRGHHETKLHKDRSGRLPIVRDCLPGERADESIRDVPISFDIRNREYGWRDVVHEYTKPLIGQSENEDDAFATAEEANRDSI, encoded by the coding sequence ATGTCAACCCTGCTGCTAAGGCTTGCTGGCCCATTGCAGTCTTGGGGTGCCGAGAGCCGGTTTAATCATCGTCTGACTAGGAGCGAACCGACAAAGAGCGGCGTTCTAGGTTTGCTAGCTGCTGCCCAGGGGCGCCGTCGCAGTGACCCAATTGAGGATCTGTTGGCGCTTCGTTTCGGGGTACGCACCGAGAATCCCGGCACCCAGCTGCGTGATTTCCAAACGGAAATTGACTGGCGAACTACTAAAGCTATGCCTCTAACTAACCGCTATTACTTAGCGGACGCGGTATTCCTGGCGGCAATAGATGGGCCAGACGAGCTAATGTCAGGTTTGCGCGAGGCCTTGTTAAAGCCAACTTTCCCGATCTATCTAGGACGACGTTCTTGCCCACCCGCCGGCCCGCTTTTTGCTGAGGTGCGCGAGACTTCGTTCGATGTGGCTTTGAGGCAGGAGCCTTGGCGTGGCCACCATGAGACGAAACTGCACAAAGACCGTAGCGGAAGGCTGCCTATCGTCCGAGATTGTTTGCCCGGCGAGAGGGCAGACGAATCGATTCGAGATGTTCCGATCTCTTTCGATATCCGTAATCGCGAGTACGGGTGGCGCGATGTCGTCCACGAATATACCAAGCCGCTAATTGGCCAGTCGGAGAACGAGGACGACGCATTCGCTACTGCTGAGGAGGCGAACCGTGATTCTATCTAA
- the cas7e gene encoding type I-E CRISPR-associated protein Cas7/Cse4/CasC, whose translation MTNTYVDIHVIQTVPPSNINRDDTGSPKTAIFGGVRRARVSSQAWKRAIRKDFVQFLDSSELGERSRNLVYRIADRVRELAPEITEEDALKRAANALKSVGIKTKVNKVSVGGEEKEDRVQTEYLLFLSRPQIDAVATLITENLDAAPAKKDAKKALTEGVSIDVALFGRMIADAPDLNCDACCQVAHALSVNAVDNEFDYFTAVDDNGAEDNAGAGMIGTVEFNSSTLYRYATVNATELTRVLGSPEASRRAVEAFIRAFVTSMPTGKQNTFANRTLPEAVLVTIRDSQPINLVSAFENPISDKQDRPREAVRRMLALNKQYEDAYGVSAVLTEAAGVGTAVDEFNSSSVNVTGFDELTTHAGQCVADRCKDL comes from the coding sequence ATGACAAACACTTATGTAGACATTCACGTCATTCAAACTGTGCCGCCTAGCAATATCAACCGCGACGACACTGGAAGCCCGAAAACCGCAATTTTTGGCGGTGTCCGTAGGGCTAGAGTTTCTAGCCAAGCCTGGAAGCGCGCTATCCGAAAGGATTTCGTTCAATTCTTAGACAGCAGTGAGCTAGGGGAACGCAGCCGCAATCTGGTATATCGCATTGCCGATAGAGTGCGAGAGCTGGCACCAGAAATTACCGAAGAGGACGCCTTAAAACGGGCAGCAAACGCCCTGAAATCTGTGGGCATTAAAACCAAGGTGAATAAGGTCAGCGTTGGTGGTGAAGAAAAAGAAGATCGCGTTCAGACAGAGTATCTGCTGTTCTTGAGCCGTCCACAAATAGATGCCGTCGCCACGCTCATCACTGAAAACTTGGACGCTGCGCCTGCGAAGAAAGATGCTAAAAAGGCGTTGACAGAGGGGGTTTCTATTGACGTCGCACTGTTTGGACGAATGATCGCCGACGCCCCAGACTTAAATTGCGATGCTTGCTGTCAGGTAGCTCACGCACTCAGCGTGAACGCAGTAGACAACGAGTTTGATTATTTCACTGCTGTCGACGACAACGGGGCTGAAGATAATGCTGGAGCAGGCATGATTGGTACGGTGGAATTCAATTCATCCACGCTATATCGGTACGCCACCGTTAACGCCACTGAATTAACGCGGGTGCTTGGCTCACCAGAAGCTAGCCGCCGCGCGGTCGAAGCATTCATTCGCGCCTTCGTCACCTCTATGCCCACCGGAAAGCAAAATACTTTCGCTAATCGAACCTTGCCGGAAGCGGTTTTAGTGACCATCCGTGATAGCCAACCAATTAACTTGGTTTCCGCTTTTGAGAATCCCATTTCAGACAAGCAGGATCGTCCACGAGAAGCGGTACGCAGAATGTTGGCGCTCAATAAACAGTACGAGGACGCCTACGGGGTTAGTGCAGTGCTAACTGAAGCCGCCGGCGTTGGTACTGCCGTGGATGAGTTCAATTCCAGTTCGGTAAATGTCACTGGTTTTGATGAGTTGACGACACACGCTGGCCAGTGCGTCGCTGATCGCTGCAAGGACTTGTGA
- the casB gene encoding type I-E CRISPR-associated protein Cse2/CasB, translating into MTDNLSSTIPKNRAKPQPKARKLGNFVESRVSNLQARYLNGDNSARAQLANLRASIVQPLGADRTSWQIVFNDFPPELMGNTDQPNRFELAAQLALSLFALHCQSANGPIHVSGIGFGLAVRRLAEARGNTDHDSPTMRRFHELGTANSFSALQYRARGLIQLMRAEKIELDYGVFAKDLCDFLVPEYQNNVRLRWARDYYRVPKTTPETTNEQK; encoded by the coding sequence ATGACTGACAACTTAAGTAGCACAATTCCAAAAAACCGTGCGAAACCGCAACCCAAAGCGAGAAAGCTAGGCAACTTCGTCGAATCTAGAGTAAGCAATTTGCAAGCTAGATATCTGAATGGTGACAATTCCGCGAGGGCACAGCTGGCAAACTTGCGGGCGTCCATAGTGCAGCCACTAGGAGCTGATCGCACCTCATGGCAGATCGTTTTTAACGATTTCCCCCCAGAGTTGATGGGAAACACAGACCAGCCAAATCGTTTCGAGTTAGCCGCACAGCTAGCATTGTCGCTATTTGCTTTGCACTGCCAATCTGCTAACGGCCCAATTCACGTTAGTGGCATAGGATTCGGCTTGGCGGTGCGTCGCCTTGCTGAAGCACGCGGGAACACTGACCACGACTCGCCTACCATGAGACGCTTTCATGAGCTTGGCACCGCTAACTCGTTTTCTGCTCTCCAATATCGAGCCAGGGGGTTAATTCAGCTAATGCGTGCCGAAAAAATTGAGCTTGACTATGGGGTTTTCGCTAAAGATTTATGCGATTTCTTGGTTCCGGAATACCAGAACAATGTGCGCCTGCGCTGGGCGCGTGATTATTACCGGGTGCCAAAGACGACACCCGAAACCACTAACGAACAGAAATAG
- the casA gene encoding type I-E CRISPR-associated protein Cse1/CasA, producing the protein MTDDSFNLVDEPWIVVKNVTGTIETVSMRDIFHRAQDFRGLAGELPSQDFAVLRILLAVLYRVFNSEPLDEPTDAWGDLWDADNLPTEQIDAYLDKWHHRFNLFDPKVPFFQVADLQTAKGETRPLSLLIPDSPQEGGLFSMSRSYETISAAQAARWIIHCQAYDVSGIKSGAVGDPRVKGGKGYPIGPGWAGWLGAITVTGDDLRETLLLNLVLTENVNPNDLPVWELAPLTAAPRENVTVSGPVTLMTWPQRRIKLFRNDAGEVVSVLVSNGDRISYEIQDLNEVMSGWRHSKPQSDIYKTTIYMPRGFDPAVKLWRGINAVLPTVTDGEVDRFKPCKVLEWSATLARENQLPRNYVTKINTVGVVYGPQSASWDEIFSDELQFNVQLAASESLPAKETVYDAVGRADDAIRALSRLAGALAIAAGGESEGPSTKARTLGYAAFDQPFRNWLAHFDPQSDVEEALQQWTDQARHLIFRLGDDLCRSASPAAWVGRTATVNNQEQIFSVGKAEAIFKAAIWRALPPKQPVLTAERDYKSEE; encoded by the coding sequence ATGACCGACGATAGCTTCAATTTGGTCGATGAGCCGTGGATTGTCGTAAAAAATGTCACCGGCACCATAGAGACTGTATCCATGCGAGACATTTTCCATCGAGCACAGGATTTCAGAGGTCTTGCTGGCGAACTGCCCAGCCAAGACTTTGCTGTGCTACGAATTCTTCTCGCTGTGCTGTACCGCGTGTTTAACTCTGAGCCTCTCGACGAACCTACTGACGCTTGGGGGGATCTATGGGATGCAGACAATCTGCCAACAGAGCAAATCGATGCTTACTTGGACAAGTGGCATCACAGATTCAACCTCTTTGACCCAAAGGTGCCGTTCTTCCAAGTGGCCGACTTGCAGACCGCCAAGGGCGAAACGCGCCCGCTTAGCCTGCTGATTCCGGATAGTCCCCAAGAAGGCGGCCTGTTTTCAATGAGTCGTTCGTATGAGACGATCTCCGCTGCCCAAGCAGCTAGGTGGATTATTCACTGCCAGGCATACGACGTCTCTGGGATTAAATCAGGCGCAGTGGGCGACCCCCGCGTCAAAGGTGGTAAAGGCTACCCCATTGGGCCAGGTTGGGCAGGTTGGCTAGGAGCAATAACTGTTACTGGCGATGACCTGCGCGAAACTCTCCTACTTAATTTAGTGCTCACCGAAAACGTTAATCCTAATGATCTACCGGTCTGGGAGCTTGCACCACTGACTGCTGCACCCCGCGAAAACGTTACAGTTAGCGGGCCGGTCACTCTAATGACCTGGCCACAAAGGCGCATCAAGCTATTTCGTAACGACGCGGGCGAGGTTGTCTCAGTGCTTGTTTCTAACGGGGATCGAATCTCTTATGAGATTCAAGACCTTAATGAGGTAATGAGCGGCTGGAGACACAGCAAACCGCAATCTGACATCTATAAAACAACCATCTATATGCCCCGCGGTTTTGATCCCGCCGTGAAACTATGGCGTGGTATCAACGCGGTTTTACCCACAGTTACTGACGGAGAAGTTGATCGCTTCAAACCGTGCAAGGTCTTGGAGTGGTCAGCGACGCTGGCGAGAGAGAATCAACTACCACGAAATTACGTGACGAAAATAAATACGGTTGGCGTAGTTTACGGACCGCAATCTGCTTCTTGGGACGAAATTTTCAGCGATGAGCTGCAATTCAACGTACAGCTAGCTGCTTCAGAATCACTACCGGCTAAAGAGACTGTCTACGACGCGGTCGGCAGGGCTGATGACGCTATTCGAGCGTTGTCTAGACTCGCTGGAGCGCTAGCCATTGCAGCTGGCGGCGAATCTGAGGGGCCGAGCACTAAGGCGCGGACGCTCGGTTATGCAGCCTTCGATCAACCATTCAGAAATTGGCTAGCCCATTTTGACCCGCAAAGCGATGTGGAAGAGGCTCTACAACAGTGGACAGATCAGGCACGACACTTAATTTTCAGACTAGGTGACGATTTATGCCGTTCCGCCAGCCCCGCTGCCTGGGTTGGGCGAACAGCAACTGTCAATAATCAGGAACAAATCTTTTCCGTTGGCAAAGCAGAAGCCATATTCAAAGCCGCTATTTGGCGAGCTCTACCGCCTAAACAACCCGTTTTAACAGCAGAAAGAGACTATAAGAGTGAGGAGTAA
- a CDS encoding CRISPR-associated helicase/endonuclease Cas3, whose translation MPVTISSAWAKFDRESGDWMPLIQHLRDSAGVAERYWDRYLCPATRGVVEGWLADNDVPDPKDNAKRLAVFLAGIHDASKISAAFASKVPVLAEQMAKAGFKFGGPLTPREQRNSPHSAISHTAFHQWAENKFPETRRKLDSVAAVIGGHHGMYPTITLLNNNEPGTKGAGRDPIWQAAREETIELIQHEVGLTDKALHALLAVGLNQPCQVVLTAFVIVCDWIASNADLFPYHGEADPAIRAENGLNQLGLLPPWRPNTPTDNDELFKSRFTLPQDASLRPSQAAAMETARKVSEPSLMILEAPTGEGKTESAFAAAEILAQRFGCGGVVMALPTQATSNAAFTRTLSWLRRSVPADQTMSVNLVHGKAEFNEEFNDIKSFGLRGIYGESADDVVRAHWWLTGRKKSVLADFVVCTIDHVLMAALMSKHVVLRMLGLTGKVVILDEVHAADEYMHVYLDSALRWLGALNVPVIALSATLPPERRSQMLRAYLEGKASAPAEISTACAQAEAATGYPLLTTSDSDIEPISVPPSGRNSRTRVQFLEAEPAEIADHLLESVADGGCVAAILDTVNRAQQVYESLRPHLGADVVLLHSRFITADRLKLERELTKRLNASATERPKRLVVVATQVIEQSLDLDFDYLVSDIAPLDSLIQRIGRLHRHSRPKDARPSRFEDATLTITGMARKPDEAPEFDSGCQRVYGKALLLRSAATLFNHLVNNDVIRSPEDVGALVSQAYNPDLEPPAGWEDEWAKAEGERLEKIAKSEERAGNTCIKPPKQKAKSLVGWLESDAKDLAASVRDIADSLEVVLVQRGADGMVRALPWLDEIGGEPVDYANGIAPKLAKEIAKCVVRIPAWLCRGDLGASLISELEADGIASWQESYWLKGMLPLVVDEDCCRDFRNFTFKYDRSVGLTITEKEKK comes from the coding sequence ATGCCAGTGACAATTTCTTCGGCCTGGGCAAAATTTGACCGCGAGAGTGGCGATTGGATGCCGCTCATCCAGCATCTGCGCGACAGTGCTGGGGTCGCAGAACGCTATTGGGACAGATATTTGTGCCCAGCAACAAGGGGCGTCGTCGAAGGCTGGCTAGCAGATAATGATGTTCCTGACCCGAAAGACAATGCCAAACGGTTAGCTGTGTTCTTAGCTGGCATACATGACGCATCAAAAATTAGTGCCGCATTCGCCTCAAAAGTTCCAGTTCTTGCGGAACAAATGGCTAAAGCCGGTTTCAAATTCGGCGGTCCGTTGACTCCGCGAGAACAACGAAACTCCCCACACTCAGCGATTTCACATACGGCTTTTCACCAATGGGCAGAAAATAAGTTCCCAGAAACACGCCGAAAACTCGATTCCGTTGCAGCGGTCATCGGCGGCCATCACGGCATGTACCCAACAATTACACTGCTTAACAACAACGAACCGGGCACCAAAGGGGCTGGTCGCGACCCAATCTGGCAAGCTGCCCGCGAAGAAACCATCGAGTTGATACAACACGAGGTTGGCCTGACAGACAAAGCCCTACACGCCCTCTTGGCAGTTGGGCTTAATCAACCCTGCCAAGTGGTTTTGACGGCATTCGTCATCGTCTGCGACTGGATAGCCTCAAACGCTGATCTATTCCCTTACCACGGTGAGGCTGACCCGGCGATTAGAGCCGAAAACGGTCTTAACCAACTAGGGCTGCTGCCGCCTTGGCGTCCAAACACGCCAACAGACAATGACGAGCTATTTAAGTCCAGATTCACCTTGCCGCAAGACGCCAGCTTGCGCCCCTCGCAAGCGGCCGCGATGGAGACGGCTAGGAAAGTTAGTGAACCGTCGCTGATGATTTTGGAGGCACCAACCGGGGAGGGTAAAACCGAGTCTGCCTTTGCGGCCGCCGAGATACTGGCGCAGCGTTTTGGGTGTGGTGGCGTGGTCATGGCGCTGCCGACCCAAGCCACCTCCAACGCGGCTTTTACTAGGACTCTTTCGTGGCTTAGGCGTAGCGTGCCGGCTGACCAGACCATGTCAGTTAATTTGGTGCATGGCAAGGCTGAGTTCAACGAAGAGTTCAACGACATAAAGAGCTTTGGGCTGCGAGGCATTTACGGCGAGTCGGCAGATGATGTTGTCAGAGCACATTGGTGGCTCACCGGACGCAAAAAGTCTGTACTGGCTGACTTCGTAGTTTGCACTATTGACCACGTTTTGATGGCTGCGTTGATGTCAAAACATGTCGTGCTCAGAATGCTTGGGCTGACTGGCAAAGTTGTTATCTTGGACGAAGTCCACGCCGCAGACGAATATATGCACGTCTATCTAGATAGCGCACTGCGCTGGCTGGGCGCGCTTAATGTGCCCGTAATTGCCTTGTCAGCGACACTGCCGCCGGAGCGTCGTTCGCAAATGTTACGCGCGTATCTGGAGGGTAAGGCAAGCGCGCCCGCCGAGATTTCCACAGCCTGCGCGCAAGCAGAAGCAGCAACTGGCTACCCCCTGTTGACTACGTCTGATAGCGATATAGAGCCAATCAGTGTGCCGCCCTCTGGACGAAATAGTCGCACCAGGGTGCAATTCCTTGAAGCTGAGCCTGCCGAGATTGCTGACCATCTGCTTGAGTCAGTGGCTGATGGCGGGTGTGTGGCTGCCATCTTGGATACCGTTAATCGGGCGCAGCAGGTCTACGAGAGTCTTCGTCCTCATCTGGGCGCGGACGTTGTTCTGCTGCATTCGCGCTTCATAACTGCCGACAGATTGAAGCTAGAGCGCGAGTTGACGAAACGCTTAAATGCCTCCGCTACTGAGCGTCCAAAACGGTTGGTGGTGGTAGCGACCCAGGTGATTGAGCAGTCCCTCGACCTAGATTTTGACTACCTGGTCTCGGACATCGCGCCACTCGACTCGCTAATTCAACGTATTGGGCGGCTACATCGACATTCCAGACCTAAGGACGCTAGGCCATCGAGGTTCGAAGACGCCACGCTAACGATCACTGGAATGGCACGCAAGCCTGACGAGGCACCAGAGTTCGATAGCGGCTGCCAGCGGGTTTATGGGAAAGCCTTGTTGTTAAGAAGTGCAGCCACTTTATTTAATCACCTCGTCAATAACGACGTAATTCGTAGCCCTGAGGATGTAGGTGCGCTCGTCAGTCAAGCGTACAACCCCGATTTGGAACCGCCCGCAGGTTGGGAAGACGAATGGGCTAAAGCAGAAGGAGAACGGCTAGAAAAGATTGCGAAAAGCGAGGAACGGGCAGGTAATACCTGTATAAAGCCACCAAAACAGAAAGCAAAGTCACTAGTCGGCTGGTTGGAATCGGACGCGAAAGATCTAGCTGCGAGCGTGCGCGATATCGCAGACTCGCTAGAAGTTGTGCTGGTTCAACGAGGGGCAGATGGCATGGTTAGAGCGTTGCCATGGCTTGACGAGATTGGTGGTGAACCTGTCGATTACGCCAACGGGATCGCTCCAAAGCTAGCCAAAGAAATTGCGAAATGCGTTGTCAGAATACCCGCATGGCTTTGCCGGGGTGATCTCGGGGCGAGTCTGATTAGCGAATTGGAGGCCGACGGGATTGCGAGCTGGCAAGAATCGTATTGGCTGAAAGGAATGCTGCCGCTAGTGGTTGATGAAGATTGCTGTCGAGATTTTCGTAATTTCACATTCAAATATGACCGTTCAGTTGGGCTAACCATCACGGAAAAGGAGAAAAAATGA